A genomic region of Mycobacterium sp. Aquia_213 contains the following coding sequences:
- a CDS encoding NADPH-dependent F420 reductase has protein sequence MSGISIIGVGSMASALAGRALAGGNTVEIIGRDPVKARALAAALGSATVGTVGSAPGGDIVIVAVPYTSAVAVVREYGDALHGKVIVDITNPITPDFTGFLTPDGSSGAQEIAKAVPAGAHVVKAFNTLPCDVLATGSVEGRPVDVFVAGDDAQAKARVSVFIESLGMHPMDAGPLPMARALENASLLQLGLITHSVKNTNLFLGVSIRS, from the coding sequence ATGAGCGGCATCAGCATCATCGGCGTGGGGAGCATGGCCAGCGCCTTGGCCGGCCGTGCGCTCGCCGGCGGCAACACAGTCGAGATCATCGGCCGCGACCCGGTCAAAGCCAGAGCATTGGCCGCCGCGCTCGGCTCCGCAACTGTCGGGACGGTCGGTTCGGCCCCGGGCGGGGACATCGTGATCGTCGCTGTGCCCTACACCAGCGCGGTGGCGGTGGTCCGCGAGTACGGGGACGCCCTGCACGGCAAGGTCATCGTCGACATCACCAACCCCATCACCCCGGATTTCACCGGCTTCCTCACCCCCGACGGCAGTTCCGGCGCGCAGGAGATCGCCAAGGCCGTCCCCGCCGGCGCGCACGTCGTCAAGGCGTTCAACACCCTGCCCTGCGACGTGCTGGCGACCGGCTCAGTCGAGGGCCGCCCAGTGGACGTGTTCGTCGCCGGCGACGACGCGCAGGCAAAGGCGCGTGTGTCGGTGTTCATCGAAAGCCTGGGAATGCACCCGATGGATGCCGGGCCGCTGCCCATGGCACGGGCGCTGGAGAACGCCAGCCTGCTGCAGCTGGGGCTCATCACGCACTCCGTCAAGAACACCAACCTCTTCCTCGGTGTCAGCATTCGCAGCTGA
- a CDS encoding MarR family winged helix-turn-helix transcriptional regulator: protein MEPDWLNPREHRAWRAFVDARHQVGVHLDRGLQGSGLSGADYEVLALLTDHDGDRMPSHELRNALGWEKSRLSHQLRRMQKDGLISREPNPADARSTLVCLLPAGRAAIEKAAPGHVADVRRNFIDLLTPAELDMLAALNERILRHLAKDDDSSAEDEPS from the coding sequence ATGGAACCGGACTGGCTGAACCCTCGTGAACACCGCGCCTGGCGGGCCTTCGTAGACGCGCGTCATCAGGTCGGCGTGCACCTGGACCGGGGCCTGCAGGGATCGGGCCTGTCCGGGGCCGACTACGAGGTCCTGGCGCTGTTAACGGATCACGACGGGGACCGAATGCCTTCCCATGAGCTGCGCAACGCACTGGGCTGGGAGAAGAGCCGTCTCTCCCACCAATTGCGGCGCATGCAGAAGGACGGGCTGATCAGCCGCGAGCCCAACCCCGCCGACGCCCGCAGCACCCTGGTCTGCCTGCTCCCGGCTGGCCGCGCGGCCATCGAGAAGGCGGCGCCCGGGCACGTGGCCGACGTCCGCCGGAACTTCATCGACCTGCTCACCCCGGCTGAGCTCGACATGCTCGCCGCCCTCAACGAACGAATCCTGCGCCACCTGGCCAAAGACGACGACTCCTCCGCCGAAGACGAGCCCTCATAG
- a CDS encoding nitroreductase family deazaflavin-dependent oxidoreductase — MARADDPKPPWWLKPANKVFIQMSRLGLSFGGESPVVLTVPGRKSGTPRSTPVTPMTVDGKRYVVAGFPGADWVRNARAAGQATIRRGRTEERVRTVELSAADARPILRVFPTEVPTGVGFMKRAGLVTEGSPDEFERLAGRCAVFRLDPFRS; from the coding sequence ATGGCGCGTGCCGACGACCCCAAGCCGCCCTGGTGGCTGAAACCGGCGAACAAGGTCTTCATCCAGATGTCGCGGCTCGGGCTGAGCTTCGGCGGTGAGAGTCCCGTAGTGCTGACCGTGCCGGGCCGCAAGTCGGGCACACCGCGTTCGACGCCGGTGACGCCGATGACCGTCGACGGCAAGCGCTACGTCGTCGCCGGCTTTCCCGGCGCGGACTGGGTGCGCAACGCCAGGGCGGCCGGGCAAGCCACGATCCGCCGTGGCCGCACCGAGGAACGGGTGCGGACGGTGGAGTTGTCCGCGGCGGACGCGCGCCCGATTCTGCGGGTGTTCCCCACCGAAGTGCCAACGGGTGTGGGATTCATGAAGCGGGCCGGACTCGTCACCGAGGGCAGTCCCGACGAGTTCGAGCGTCTGGCAGGCCGCTGCGCGGTATTCCGCCTGGACCCGTTTAGGAGTTGA
- a CDS encoding TetR/AcrR family transcriptional regulator translates to MVEPTRSDARRNRDKLLAVATSAFANAEGRPVSLESIAREAGVGIGTLYRHFPSREVLIEAVYRAELAEVVAAADRLLAEHPPKAALRRWMDRYASFVDAKKGMADSLRAMVESGAVEINQMHASIVSATDTLLRAGADDGSLRSDVSAEDVVSSLIGIFLVSGSPEQTGRMLDLLLAGIAR, encoded by the coding sequence TTGGTCGAGCCAACTCGATCCGACGCGCGCCGCAATCGCGACAAGCTCCTCGCGGTGGCGACGTCGGCGTTCGCCAACGCCGAGGGCCGACCCGTCTCACTGGAGTCGATCGCCCGCGAGGCCGGCGTCGGGATCGGGACGCTGTATCGGCATTTCCCGAGTCGGGAGGTGCTCATCGAGGCCGTCTACCGGGCCGAGCTGGCCGAGGTGGTCGCGGCGGCGGATCGGCTGCTGGCAGAACATCCGCCCAAGGCGGCGCTGCGGCGCTGGATGGACCGCTACGCGAGCTTCGTCGACGCCAAGAAGGGAATGGCCGACTCATTGCGCGCGATGGTCGAGTCTGGGGCCGTAGAAATCAATCAGATGCACGCGAGCATCGTCTCCGCGACCGACACGCTGTTGCGAGCCGGCGCCGACGACGGCAGCCTCCGCTCCGATGTGTCGGCCGAGGACGTGGTGTCCAGCCTGATCGGAATCTTTCTCGTCAGCGGCTCGCCCGAACAAACCGGCCGGATGCTCGACCTGCTGTTGGCAGGCATCGCCCGCTAG
- a CDS encoding NADPH-dependent F420 reductase, whose translation MSNISIIGTGNMASTIGTLAVAGGNTVEVVGRDQSKAAGLANALGGSTTTGEFGAVPAGDIVIVALGYANVVPVVAQYGNALAGKVIVDICNPVNSAADGLATPDGTSSAQEVANAAPATASVVKAFNTTFGAVLAKGQPLDVFIAGDDERAKAAVAEFIDSLKLRPLDVGGLTMAHYLEGTGLVMIGLAQHGVGNFDFALGVTVPG comes from the coding sequence ATGAGCAACATCAGCATCATCGGCACCGGGAACATGGCCAGCACCATCGGCACGCTGGCAGTAGCAGGTGGCAACACCGTCGAGGTCGTCGGCCGCGATCAGTCCAAGGCCGCTGGGCTGGCCAACGCTCTCGGCGGTAGTACCACGACGGGGGAGTTCGGCGCGGTTCCGGCCGGGGACATCGTTATCGTGGCCCTCGGGTACGCCAATGTCGTTCCGGTCGTCGCCCAGTACGGAAACGCGCTGGCGGGCAAGGTCATCGTCGATATCTGCAACCCGGTCAATTCCGCGGCCGACGGGCTCGCCACCCCCGACGGCACCTCGAGCGCACAGGAAGTCGCCAATGCGGCCCCGGCCACCGCCAGCGTGGTGAAGGCCTTCAACACCACCTTCGGTGCTGTCCTGGCCAAGGGCCAGCCGCTCGACGTCTTCATCGCCGGCGACGACGAGCGCGCCAAGGCGGCCGTTGCGGAGTTCATCGACAGCCTCAAGCTGCGCCCGCTAGACGTCGGCGGCTTGACCATGGCGCACTACCTGGAAGGAACCGGCCTGGTCATGATCGGTCTCGCCCAACACGGGGTGGGGAACTTCGACTTCGCCCTCGGTGTCACCGTTCCCGGCTGA
- a CDS encoding SDR family oxidoreductase produces MRVFVTGGTGHAGSHIIPELIAAGHEVTGLARSDTAAVALSGLGAMVRRGDLEDLDGLKEAAANADGVIHVAHRQDLLPSGGMDAVAAAELPIMLAYGEALEGTGKPLVAAGSIGSPGNLGRPATEEDPALPSGEEFKGTLRVRNVVERAVIGLADRGVRSSIVRLPLIAHDTTDNAGFLPGLIALAQEKGAAGYPGDGTNFWCAVHIRDVASLFRLALEKGPAGRYWHAVQDEGIPFRDIAEAIGGRLYLPVVSVPIDVLMLPGYFGQFTNLATGSFPATSLITRQTLGWEPTEPGLFADLDNGHYFPAG; encoded by the coding sequence ATGCGTGTTTTCGTCACGGGCGGAACCGGTCACGCCGGCTCGCACATCATCCCCGAACTCATCGCCGCCGGGCACGAGGTCACCGGCCTGGCCCGGTCGGACACTGCCGCGGTGGCCCTGTCCGGGCTTGGCGCGATGGTGCGTCGCGGCGACCTCGAAGATCTCGACGGGCTCAAGGAGGCGGCTGCGAACGCCGACGGCGTCATCCACGTCGCCCACAGGCAAGACCTGCTTCCCTCCGGTGGGATGGACGCCGTAGCCGCCGCGGAACTGCCGATCATGCTTGCCTACGGCGAGGCACTGGAAGGGACCGGAAAGCCGCTGGTCGCAGCGGGCAGTATCGGCTCGCCTGGGAATCTGGGTCGGCCGGCCACCGAGGAAGACCCGGCCCTTCCCAGCGGGGAGGAGTTCAAGGGCACGCTGCGTGTTCGTAACGTCGTGGAACGGGCCGTAATTGGCCTCGCCGATCGGGGAGTGCGGTCTTCGATCGTGCGGCTCCCGCTCATCGCGCACGATACGACCGATAACGCTGGCTTCCTGCCCGGGCTCATCGCGCTCGCGCAGGAGAAGGGCGCCGCCGGCTACCCCGGAGACGGCACGAATTTTTGGTGCGCCGTCCACATTCGCGATGTCGCGTCCCTGTTCCGCCTGGCGCTGGAGAAGGGTCCGGCCGGCAGGTATTGGCACGCGGTTCAGGATGAGGGCATCCCGTTCCGCGACATCGCCGAGGCCATCGGCGGCCGTCTGTATCTGCCCGTCGTGAGCGTTCCCATCGACGTCCTGATGCTGCCGGGATACTTCGGGCAATTCACGAATCTGGCCACCGGATCCTTCCCGGCGACCAGCCTCATCACCCGCCAGACCCTCGGCTGGGAACCCACTGAGCCCGGTCTGTTCGCCGATCTGGACAACGGCCACTACTTCCCGGCCGGCTGA
- a CDS encoding aldo/keto reductase, whose translation MTDLTGTGTIGTHAVARVGYGAMQLMESSPEDAAAVLRRAIELGVNHIDTASFYGPGEVNRRVRAALAPYPDDLVIVSKVGARWTGEDPIPLAGAQKPAELRTAVEDDLSQLGLDRIAVVNLRRMDLGPGVGAEGDQIVDLDDQLAEMIALRDEGKIGAIGVSSVPLDVLRRALPAGIVCVQNAYSLLDRSQEEMIEVCEAEGIAWVPYFPLGSSFPGFPKVADNPVVVDIAGEIGATPSQVGLAWLLAHSPNTLLIPGTRSIAHLEENLGAGGVTLGADALARLDAVTTPGIDPWAHGVEPFLEAPQG comes from the coding sequence ATGACGGACCTAACCGGCACCGGCACGATCGGAACCCACGCGGTCGCCCGCGTCGGCTACGGCGCCATGCAGCTGATGGAATCCTCGCCGGAGGACGCGGCCGCGGTGCTGCGTCGAGCGATCGAACTCGGCGTCAACCACATCGACACCGCGTCGTTCTACGGACCCGGCGAGGTCAACCGCCGCGTCCGCGCGGCGCTGGCCCCCTACCCGGACGACCTCGTCATCGTCAGCAAGGTCGGCGCGCGCTGGACCGGCGAGGACCCGATACCGCTGGCCGGGGCGCAAAAGCCCGCCGAACTGCGCACGGCCGTCGAAGACGATCTCAGTCAGCTCGGCCTGGACCGCATCGCGGTGGTCAATTTGCGGCGGATGGATCTCGGCCCGGGCGTGGGCGCAGAGGGCGACCAGATCGTCGACCTCGACGATCAGCTGGCCGAGATGATCGCGCTGCGCGACGAGGGCAAGATCGGCGCGATCGGCGTCAGCAGTGTGCCGCTCGACGTGCTGCGCCGCGCGCTGCCCGCGGGCATCGTCTGCGTGCAGAACGCGTACAGCCTGCTCGATCGCTCCCAGGAGGAGATGATCGAGGTCTGCGAGGCCGAGGGCATCGCGTGGGTACCGTACTTCCCGCTCGGGTCGTCGTTCCCCGGCTTTCCGAAGGTCGCCGACAATCCCGTCGTGGTCGACATCGCGGGCGAAATCGGCGCGACGCCATCCCAGGTCGGCTTGGCCTGGCTGTTGGCCCATTCCCCGAACACGTTGCTGATTCCCGGCACCCGGTCGATCGCTCACCTTGAGGAGAACCTCGGTGCGGGAGGCGTCACGCTGGGGGCCGACGCGCTGGCCCGGCTGGACGCCGTCACCACACCGGGGATCGACCCGTGGGCGCACGGCGTCGAACCCTTCCTGGAGGCGCCGCAAGGCTGA